CTGTGAAAGGTCGCTCCACCGGGTCCGCTCCGGCTCTCCGGCAGGGATCCAGGAGAGACCGGGCAGGCCGCTCCCTCGGAAATCCTTCGGCCGGCTCGCGGGTCCCAGGAGGTAGGCTCGCGGGTCCGAGCACCGAAGCGTGCGGCGGAGAGTGGACGGAGAGCGGACGATGACGGAGCGAGTGCACTTTCTGCCCTGGGAGCAGGTGAGCGAGGCCGCCGAGCGCGCGTTCGAGCGTCATGCCACCCGGATCCGGGCGGCCATCCCGGACGCAATCCTCGAGCACGTGGGCTCGACCTCGATTCCGGGCGCGATCACCAAGGGAGATATGGACCTGCAGGTGCGGGTCGACCCCGAGCGATTCGCCGCGGCGGAGGCCGCGCTCGCGAAGCTCTACCCGCGGAACACCGGGAGCACCCGGACCGAATCGTTTGCGGCCTTCGAGGAGAAGGGCCAGCCCGACGTGGGAATCCAGCTCACGGCGATCGGTGGTCCCTTCGACTTCTTCCACGAGCTACGGGACCGCCTCCGCGGCGACGTCGTGGCGTTCGAGGCATACCAGGGGCTGAAGACTCTTTACGAGGGGGCCCCGATGGCGAGCTGGCGCGCCGCCAAGGAGCGATTCTTCGAGGCGCTGCTTCGCGGAACCGCGAACTGCACGCCGACCGTTGCGGGAGGCTCGGGCGAGCGCCTGGTAGAGGCCGCACGGCGGGCGGCGGAGGGCGCCGATCCGGCCCACGACTTCGCGCACGTGCTGCGGGTCGTCTCCTCCGCCGGCCGCATCGCGGAGGCGGAAGGTGCGGATCGCGAGATCGCAACGACCGCCGCGTTGCTCCACGAGCTCTTCAATCATCCGAAGGGCCACCCGGAATCCCACCTCTCCGGTGAGCGCTGTTCCGAGCTCGCCCTGGCGCTCCTGATCGACGAAGGCTGGCCCGTTGCCCGCGCCGAGGCGGTCGCCTACGCGATCCGGGTCCATCCCTTCTCCCTCGGAGTCGTCCCGGTCACCCTGGAGGGTAAAGTCGTCCAGGACGCCGACAGGCTGGACTCGATCGGCGCCATCGGGATCGCGCGATGCTTCGCGACCACATCGACGATGAAGCGACCGTTCTACGACCCCGAGGATCCGTTCTGTGCTCGAAGGGAGCCGGACGACAAGCGATGGGGCGTGGATCACTTCTATCGGAAGCTCCTGAGGATCCCCGACGTCCTCCACACCGCCACGGCACGCCGGCTCGCCGCCGAGCGCGCGGGCTTCATGGAACGCTTCCTGGAGCAGCTCGGCAGCGAGCTCTGAGCGGCCACCGGCTCGACGCGCCTGCCAGCGCGCCCGCCGCGGTCACGCCGAACAACGTGATCCAGAATACGCGAAAAGCCCCAGCGCCTCTCGAAAGAGTCGCTGGGGGCTCGCAAATAGAATCCGGCGGCGTCCTACTCTCCCACACGGTCTCCCGTGCAGTACCATCGGCGATGAAGGGCTTAACTTCCGTGTTCGGGATGGGAACGGGTGGGACCCCTTCTCCATTGCCACCGGAAAATCAAAGGTCTCTCTACGGCAAGGCCGCAGAGGAACCAAAAATGTACCACATACGAAGGAAGGTTCCGGTCAGAGCCGGAAAAGTACGAGTCGGATGCAGTTCGTGATGCGTCCAGGTCGTAGACTTCGACCTTGGCCTCGAGCCGCCAGTGCCTTTGGCGGTCAGAGGAATGGGTAACCAAGCCTCACGCTCGATTAGTACCGGTCAGCTCAACACGTTGCCGTGCGTACACCTCCGGCCTATCAACCTCGTAGTCTTCAAGGGAGCTTCAGGGGCTTTCGCCCGGGAGTCGTAGTCTTGAGGTGAGTTTCCCACTTAGATGCTTTCAGCGGTTATCTCGTCCGTACATGGCTACCCAGCTATGCCACTGGCGTGACAACTGGAACACTAGAGGTACGTTCAACCCGGTCCTCTCGTACTAAGGTCAAGTCCTCTCACGACTCCTACGCCCACAGCAGATAGGGACCAAACTGTCTCACGACGTTTTGAACCCAGCTCGCGTACCGCTTTAATCGGCGAACAGCCGAACCCTTGGGACCTGCTCCAGCCCCAGGATGCGATGAGCCGACATCGAGGTGCCAAACCTCCCCGTCGATGTGAACTCTTGGGGGAGATAAGCCTGTTATCCCCGGAGTACCTTTTATCCGTTGAGCGATGGCCCTTCCATTCAGAACCACCGGATCACTAAGACCTGATTTCTCACCTGCTCGACCCGTCGGTCTCGCAGTCAAGCACCCTTATGCCTTTGCACTCGACGCCCGGTTTCCAATCGGGCTGAGGGTACCATCGCGCGCCTCCGTTACATTTTAGGAGGCGACCGCCCCAGTCAAACTACCCACCAGCCAGTGTCCTGCGCCCGGATTACGGACGTCAGTTAGACACCAGAATCCACCAGGGTGGTATTTCACCGTTGGCTCCACCGAACCTAGCGGCCCGGCTTCAAAGCCTCCCACCTATCCTACACAAGCAAACCCTAGTGTCACTGGCAAGTTGTAGTAAAGGTTCACGGGGTCTTTCCGTCTTGCTGCGGGAAAACTGCATCGGCACAGCTATTTCAATTTCGCTGAGTCCCTGGTCGAGACAGCGCGGCAGTCGTTACGCCTTTCGTGCAGGTCGGAACTTACCCGACAAGGAATTTCGCTACCTTAGGACCGTTATAGTTACGGCCGCCGTTTACCGGGGCTTCGGCTCACTGCTTCGCTTGCGCTGACAGATCCCCTTAACCTTCCGGCACCGGGCAGGCGTCAGACCCT
The Vulgatibacter incomptus DNA segment above includes these coding regions:
- a CDS encoding GrpB family protein gives rise to the protein MTERVHFLPWEQVSEAAERAFERHATRIRAAIPDAILEHVGSTSIPGAITKGDMDLQVRVDPERFAAAEAALAKLYPRNTGSTRTESFAAFEEKGQPDVGIQLTAIGGPFDFFHELRDRLRGDVVAFEAYQGLKTLYEGAPMASWRAAKERFFEALLRGTANCTPTVAGGSGERLVEAARRAAEGADPAHDFAHVLRVVSSAGRIAEAEGADREIATTAALLHELFNHPKGHPESHLSGERCSELALALLIDEGWPVARAEAVAYAIRVHPFSLGVVPVTLEGKVVQDADRLDSIGAIGIARCFATTSTMKRPFYDPEDPFCARREPDDKRWGVDHFYRKLLRIPDVLHTATARRLAAERAGFMERFLEQLGSEL